A portion of the Bubalus kerabau isolate K-KA32 ecotype Philippines breed swamp buffalo chromosome 1, PCC_UOA_SB_1v2, whole genome shotgun sequence genome contains these proteins:
- the ADAMTSL5 gene encoding ADAMTS-like protein 5 isoform X4 yields MPFRDLQCALYNGHPVLGTQKTYQWVPFYGAPNHCDLNCLAVGHDFYHSFGRVLDGTPCSPGAQDLCVAGRCLSAGCDGLLGSDAREDRCGRCGGANDSCLFVQRVFRDAGAFAGYWNVTLIPEGARHIRAAHRSRNHLGIAGSEGGGAPLAARIPRGGRWQGRGDGQGHFQGARADPSLAALMGGDGRYVLNGNWAVSPAGTYEAAGTRVVYTRATGPEETLRAAGPTSEDLLLQVLLQEPNPGIEFEFWLPRERYGPFQAQAQVLGWSPRQPQPREVEPQPLESPTVIPPRTPISTPEPCPTCPDTRGRAHRLLHYCGSDFVFRARVLGRVRQAQETRYEVRVQLIYKNRSPLRALEYVWAPSRCPCPLLALHRDYLLAARRLISPDGTQDRLLLPHAGYARLWNPAEDSRVRLAARHCPL; encoded by the exons ATGCCCTTTCGAGACCTCCAATGTGCCCTCTACAATGGCCACCCTGTCCTAGGCACCCAGAAGACCTACCAATGGGTGCCCTTCTATGGTG CACCCAACCACTGCGACCTCAACTGCCTAGCGGTGGGGCACGACTTCTATCACAGCTTCGGTCGCGTACTGGACGGTACCCCCTGCAGTCCTGGCGCCCAAGATCTCTGTGTGGCTGGCCGCTGCCTT AGTGCCGGCTGTGACGGTTTGCTGGGCTCCGACGCCCGCGAAGACCGCTGCGGCCGCTGCGGCGGCGCCAACGACTCGTGCCTCTTCGTGCAGCGCGTGTTCCGCGACGCCG GTGCCTTCGCTGGGTACTGGAACGTGACCCTGATCCCCGAGGGCGCCAGACACATCCGCGCCGCCCACCGGAGCCGGAACCACCTGGGTATCGCAGGGTCCGAGGGAGGAGGCGCCCCGCTGGCCGCCCGAATCCCCCGGGGAGGGAGATGGCAGGGTCGGGGAGATGGGCAAGGCCATTTCCAGGGAGCCCGGGCTGACCCTTCCCTTGCAGCGCTGATGGGGGGCGACGGGCGCTACGTGCTCAACGGGAACTGGGCGGTCAGCCCGGCCGGGACCTACGAGGCAGCGGGCACCCGCGTGGTCTACACCCGCGCCACAGGGCCGGAGGAGACGCTGCGCGCCGCTGGGCCCACCTCCGAAGATCTGCTCTTGCAG GTCCTCCTGCAGGagcccaacccaggcattgaattcGAGTTCTGGCTCCCTCGGGAGCGCTATGGCCCCTTCCAGGCGCAGGCTCAGGTCTTGGGCTGGTCCCCGCGGCAGCCTCAGCCTCGGGAGGTAGAACCTCAGCCCCTTGAGTCCCCCACTGTCATCCCTCCACGGACCCCGATCTCCACTCCAG AGCCCTGTCCAACCTGCCCTGACACCCGCGGTCGTGCCCACCGGTTACTCCACTATTGCGGCAGTGACTTCG TGTTCCGGGCCCGTGTGCTGGGCCGCGTCCGCCAGGCTCAGGAGACTCGCTATGAGGTGCGCGTGCAGCTCATCTACAAGAATCGCTCTCCACTGCGGGCCCTGGAGTACGTGTGGGCGCCAAGCCGCTGCCCTTGCCCCCTGCTGGCCCTCCATCGGGACTACCTGCTGGCTGCGCGGCGCCTCATCAGCCCTGATGGCACCCAGGACCGGCTGCTGCTCCCCCATGCTGGCTACGCTCGGCTCTGGAACCCTGCCGAGGACAGCCGCGTGCGCCTGGCTGCCCGGCACTGCCCTCTCTGA
- the ADAMTSL5 gene encoding ADAMTS-like protein 5 isoform X1 has protein sequence MGKLRPEKEEHLAPCHTRRPRSLWNLLLLLWTFLNCGLGGNAQGPGEWTPWGSWSRCSSSCGRGLSVRSRRCIRFPREELCWGDTHEYRLCQQPDCPPGAMPFRDLQCALYNGHPVLGTQKTYQWVPFYGAPNHCDLNCLAVGHDFYHSFGRVLDGTPCSPGAQDLCVAGRCLSAGCDGLLGSDAREDRCGRCGGANDSCLFVQRVFRDAGAFAGYWNVTLIPEGARHIRAAHRSRNHLGIAGSEGGGAPLAARIPRGGRWQGRGDGQGHFQGARADPSLAALMGGDGRYVLNGNWAVSPAGTYEAAGTRVVYTRATGPEETLRAAGPTSEDLLLQVLLQEPNPGIEFEFWLPRERYGPFQAQAQVLGWSPRQPQPREVEPQPLESPTVIPPRTPISTPEPCPTCPDTRGRAHRLLHYCGSDFVFRARVLGRVRQAQETRYEVRVQLIYKNRSPLRALEYVWAPSRCPCPLLALHRDYLLAARRLISPDGTQDRLLLPHAGYARLWNPAEDSRVRLAARHCPL, from the exons atggggaaactgaggccagagaaagAGGAGCACCTGGCCCCTTGCCATACCAGAAG ACCCCGCTCCCTCTGGAACCTCTTGCTCCTGCTGTGGACCTTCCTGAATTGTGGTTTGGGGGGCAACGCTCAG GGTCCGGGTGAGTGGACGCCATGGGGTTCCTGGAGTCGCTGTTCCAGCTCTTGCGGGCGAGGGCTCTCAGTGCGCAGCCGGAGATGTATCCG GTTTCCAAGGGAAGAGCTGTGCTGGGGGGACACCCATGAGTACCGCCTCTGCCAGCAGCCC GACTGTCCTCCAGGGGCCATGCCCTTTCGAGACCTCCAATGTGCCCTCTACAATGGCCACCCTGTCCTAGGCACCCAGAAGACCTACCAATGGGTGCCCTTCTATGGTG CACCCAACCACTGCGACCTCAACTGCCTAGCGGTGGGGCACGACTTCTATCACAGCTTCGGTCGCGTACTGGACGGTACCCCCTGCAGTCCTGGCGCCCAAGATCTCTGTGTGGCTGGCCGCTGCCTT AGTGCCGGCTGTGACGGTTTGCTGGGCTCCGACGCCCGCGAAGACCGCTGCGGCCGCTGCGGCGGCGCCAACGACTCGTGCCTCTTCGTGCAGCGCGTGTTCCGCGACGCCG GTGCCTTCGCTGGGTACTGGAACGTGACCCTGATCCCCGAGGGCGCCAGACACATCCGCGCCGCCCACCGGAGCCGGAACCACCTGGGTATCGCAGGGTCCGAGGGAGGAGGCGCCCCGCTGGCCGCCCGAATCCCCCGGGGAGGGAGATGGCAGGGTCGGGGAGATGGGCAAGGCCATTTCCAGGGAGCCCGGGCTGACCCTTCCCTTGCAGCGCTGATGGGGGGCGACGGGCGCTACGTGCTCAACGGGAACTGGGCGGTCAGCCCGGCCGGGACCTACGAGGCAGCGGGCACCCGCGTGGTCTACACCCGCGCCACAGGGCCGGAGGAGACGCTGCGCGCCGCTGGGCCCACCTCCGAAGATCTGCTCTTGCAG GTCCTCCTGCAGGagcccaacccaggcattgaattcGAGTTCTGGCTCCCTCGGGAGCGCTATGGCCCCTTCCAGGCGCAGGCTCAGGTCTTGGGCTGGTCCCCGCGGCAGCCTCAGCCTCGGGAGGTAGAACCTCAGCCCCTTGAGTCCCCCACTGTCATCCCTCCACGGACCCCGATCTCCACTCCAG AGCCCTGTCCAACCTGCCCTGACACCCGCGGTCGTGCCCACCGGTTACTCCACTATTGCGGCAGTGACTTCG TGTTCCGGGCCCGTGTGCTGGGCCGCGTCCGCCAGGCTCAGGAGACTCGCTATGAGGTGCGCGTGCAGCTCATCTACAAGAATCGCTCTCCACTGCGGGCCCTGGAGTACGTGTGGGCGCCAAGCCGCTGCCCTTGCCCCCTGCTGGCCCTCCATCGGGACTACCTGCTGGCTGCGCGGCGCCTCATCAGCCCTGATGGCACCCAGGACCGGCTGCTGCTCCCCCATGCTGGCTACGCTCGGCTCTGGAACCCTGCCGAGGACAGCCGCGTGCGCCTGGCTGCCCGGCACTGCCCTCTCTGA
- the PLK5 gene encoding inactive serine/threonine-protein kinase PLK5, translating into MDPRPPRRRRSCCPLVSVFLRDPSSGRVYRRGKLIGKGAFSRCYKLTDMSTSAVFALKVVPRGGGGAARLHARGKVEREIALHSRLRHRNIVAFHAHFADRDHVYMVLEYCSRQSLAHVLQARQTLTEPEVRYYLRGLVRGLSYLHQRRIVHRDLKLSNFFLNKNMEVKIGDLGLATKIGPGGRCHRVLCGTPNFLAPEVVSRNGHSCQSDIWALGCIMYMVLTGVPPFVAAPLSEMYQNIRDGRYPEPAHLSANARRLIARLLAPNPAERPSLDHLLQDDFFTKGFTPDRLPPHCCHSPPIFAIPQPLGRLFRKVGRLLLPQCRAPCPLASQEASGPGEDGSDPDSMEWGSEDSLLESGALCPRGPHPAAGPGDPPECPGRTPGESKAGGRGSHQEPAALPGFGPPR; encoded by the exons ATGGATCCCCGGCCGCCGCGGCGGCGGCGCAGTTGCTGCCCGCTGGTCTCCGTCTTCCTGCGCGACCCAAGCTCGGGGCGCGTGTACAGGCGCGGGAAGCTGATCGGCAAG ggcgCCTTCAGCCGCTGCTACAAGCTGACCGACATGTCCACCAGCGCTGTGTTCGCGCTCAAAGTGGTGCCTCGCGGAGGGGGCGGGGCTGCGCGGCTACACGCCCGCGGCAAG GTGGAACGCGAGATCGCTCTGCACAGCCGCCTGCGACATCGCAATATCGTGGCCTTCCACGCCCACTTCGCTGACCGGGACCACGTATACATGGTGTTGGAATACTGCAGTCGCCAG TCGCTGGCCCACGTGCTGCAGGCACGGCAGACGCTGACGGAGCCCGAAGTGCGCTACTATCTTCGAGGCCTGGTCCGCGGCCTGAGCTACCTGCACCAGCGGCGCATCGTCCACCGGGACCTGAAGCTCA GTAACTTCTTCCTGAACAAGAACATGGAGGTGAAGATCGGAGACCTGGGGCTGGCCACCAAGATAGGGCCAGGGGGCCGCTGCCACAG AGTGCTCTGCGGGACCCCAAACTTCCTGGCTCCGGAGGTAGTGTCCAGAAACGGACATTCCTGCCAGTCGGACATCTGGGCTCTGGGCTGCATCAT GTACATGGTGCTGACTGGCGTCCCTCCCTTCGTGGCGGCTCCCCTGTCGGAGATGTACCAGAACATCCGAGATGGCCGCTACCCTGAGCCTGCACACCTGTCTGCCAACGCGCGCCGCCTCATCGCCCGCCTGCTGGCCCCCAACCCGGCCGAACGGCCCAGCCTGGACCACCTGCTGCAGGATGACTTTTTCACTAAG GGCTTCACCCCGGACCGGCTGCCACCCCACTGCTGCCACAGCCCGCCCATCTTCGCCATCCCCCAGCCTCTGGGCAGACTTTTCCGAAAGGTGGGCCGGCTGCTACTGCCCCAATGCCGGGCGCCCT GCCCCTTGGCTTCTCAGGAGGCCTCAGGTCCTGGAGAAGATGGTTCAGACCCTGACTCCATGGAGTGGGGCAGTGAG GACTCCCTGTTGGAGAGTGGGGCTCTGTGCCCCCGAGGTCCCCATCCAGCTGCTGGCCCAGGGGACCCTCCAGAGTGCCCCGGCAG GACCCCAGGGGAGTCCAAGGCAGGGGGTAGAGGAAGCCATCAGGAACCTGCAGCTCTGCCTGGATTCGGGCCCCCCAGGTAG
- the ADAMTSL5 gene encoding ADAMTS-like protein 5 isoform X2 yields the protein MGKLRPEKEEHLAPCHTRRPRSLWNLLLLLWTFLNCGLGGNAQGPGEWTPWGSWSRCSSSCGRGLSVRSRRCIRFPREELCWGDTHEYRLCQQPDCPPGAMPFRDLQCALYNGHPVLGTQKTYQWVPFYGAPNHCDLNCLAVGHDFYHSFGRVLDGTPCSPGAQDLCVAGRCLSAGCDGLLGSDAREDRCGRCGGANDSCLFVQRVFRDAGAFAGYWNVTLIPEGARHIRAAHRSRNHLGIAGSEGGGAPLAARIPRGGRWQGRGDGQGHFQGARADPSLAALMGGDGRYVLNGNWAVSPAGTYEAAGTRVVYTRATGPEETLRAAGPTSEDLLLQVLLQEPNPGIEFEFWLPRERYGPFQAQAQVLGWSPRQPQPREVEPQPLESPTVIPPRTPISTPVFRARVLGRVRQAQETRYEVRVQLIYKNRSPLRALEYVWAPSRCPCPLLALHRDYLLAARRLISPDGTQDRLLLPHAGYARLWNPAEDSRVRLAARHCPL from the exons atggggaaactgaggccagagaaagAGGAGCACCTGGCCCCTTGCCATACCAGAAG ACCCCGCTCCCTCTGGAACCTCTTGCTCCTGCTGTGGACCTTCCTGAATTGTGGTTTGGGGGGCAACGCTCAG GGTCCGGGTGAGTGGACGCCATGGGGTTCCTGGAGTCGCTGTTCCAGCTCTTGCGGGCGAGGGCTCTCAGTGCGCAGCCGGAGATGTATCCG GTTTCCAAGGGAAGAGCTGTGCTGGGGGGACACCCATGAGTACCGCCTCTGCCAGCAGCCC GACTGTCCTCCAGGGGCCATGCCCTTTCGAGACCTCCAATGTGCCCTCTACAATGGCCACCCTGTCCTAGGCACCCAGAAGACCTACCAATGGGTGCCCTTCTATGGTG CACCCAACCACTGCGACCTCAACTGCCTAGCGGTGGGGCACGACTTCTATCACAGCTTCGGTCGCGTACTGGACGGTACCCCCTGCAGTCCTGGCGCCCAAGATCTCTGTGTGGCTGGCCGCTGCCTT AGTGCCGGCTGTGACGGTTTGCTGGGCTCCGACGCCCGCGAAGACCGCTGCGGCCGCTGCGGCGGCGCCAACGACTCGTGCCTCTTCGTGCAGCGCGTGTTCCGCGACGCCG GTGCCTTCGCTGGGTACTGGAACGTGACCCTGATCCCCGAGGGCGCCAGACACATCCGCGCCGCCCACCGGAGCCGGAACCACCTGGGTATCGCAGGGTCCGAGGGAGGAGGCGCCCCGCTGGCCGCCCGAATCCCCCGGGGAGGGAGATGGCAGGGTCGGGGAGATGGGCAAGGCCATTTCCAGGGAGCCCGGGCTGACCCTTCCCTTGCAGCGCTGATGGGGGGCGACGGGCGCTACGTGCTCAACGGGAACTGGGCGGTCAGCCCGGCCGGGACCTACGAGGCAGCGGGCACCCGCGTGGTCTACACCCGCGCCACAGGGCCGGAGGAGACGCTGCGCGCCGCTGGGCCCACCTCCGAAGATCTGCTCTTGCAG GTCCTCCTGCAGGagcccaacccaggcattgaattcGAGTTCTGGCTCCCTCGGGAGCGCTATGGCCCCTTCCAGGCGCAGGCTCAGGTCTTGGGCTGGTCCCCGCGGCAGCCTCAGCCTCGGGAGGTAGAACCTCAGCCCCTTGAGTCCCCCACTGTCATCCCTCCACGGACCCCGATCTCCACTCCAG TGTTCCGGGCCCGTGTGCTGGGCCGCGTCCGCCAGGCTCAGGAGACTCGCTATGAGGTGCGCGTGCAGCTCATCTACAAGAATCGCTCTCCACTGCGGGCCCTGGAGTACGTGTGGGCGCCAAGCCGCTGCCCTTGCCCCCTGCTGGCCCTCCATCGGGACTACCTGCTGGCTGCGCGGCGCCTCATCAGCCCTGATGGCACCCAGGACCGGCTGCTGCTCCCCCATGCTGGCTACGCTCGGCTCTGGAACCCTGCCGAGGACAGCCGCGTGCGCCTGGCTGCCCGGCACTGCCCTCTCTGA
- the ADAMTSL5 gene encoding ADAMTS-like protein 5 isoform X3, translated as MGKLRPEKEEHLAPCHTRRPRSLWNLLLLLWTFLNCGLGGNAQGPGEWTPWGSWSRCSSSCGRGLSVRSRRCIRFPREELCWGDTHEYRLCQQPDCPPGAMPFRDLQCALYNGHPVLGTQKTYQWVPFYGAPNHCDLNCLAVGHDFYHSFGRVLDGTPCSPGAQDLCVAGRCLSAGCDGLLGSDAREDRCGRCGGANDSCLFVQRVFRDAGAFAGYWNVTLIPEGARHIRAAHRSRNHLALMGGDGRYVLNGNWAVSPAGTYEAAGTRVVYTRATGPEETLRAAGPTSEDLLLQVLLQEPNPGIEFEFWLPRERYGPFQAQAQVLGWSPRQPQPREVEPQPLESPTVIPPRTPISTPEPCPTCPDTRGRAHRLLHYCGSDFVFRARVLGRVRQAQETRYEVRVQLIYKNRSPLRALEYVWAPSRCPCPLLALHRDYLLAARRLISPDGTQDRLLLPHAGYARLWNPAEDSRVRLAARHCPL; from the exons atggggaaactgaggccagagaaagAGGAGCACCTGGCCCCTTGCCATACCAGAAG ACCCCGCTCCCTCTGGAACCTCTTGCTCCTGCTGTGGACCTTCCTGAATTGTGGTTTGGGGGGCAACGCTCAG GGTCCGGGTGAGTGGACGCCATGGGGTTCCTGGAGTCGCTGTTCCAGCTCTTGCGGGCGAGGGCTCTCAGTGCGCAGCCGGAGATGTATCCG GTTTCCAAGGGAAGAGCTGTGCTGGGGGGACACCCATGAGTACCGCCTCTGCCAGCAGCCC GACTGTCCTCCAGGGGCCATGCCCTTTCGAGACCTCCAATGTGCCCTCTACAATGGCCACCCTGTCCTAGGCACCCAGAAGACCTACCAATGGGTGCCCTTCTATGGTG CACCCAACCACTGCGACCTCAACTGCCTAGCGGTGGGGCACGACTTCTATCACAGCTTCGGTCGCGTACTGGACGGTACCCCCTGCAGTCCTGGCGCCCAAGATCTCTGTGTGGCTGGCCGCTGCCTT AGTGCCGGCTGTGACGGTTTGCTGGGCTCCGACGCCCGCGAAGACCGCTGCGGCCGCTGCGGCGGCGCCAACGACTCGTGCCTCTTCGTGCAGCGCGTGTTCCGCGACGCCG GTGCCTTCGCTGGGTACTGGAACGTGACCCTGATCCCCGAGGGCGCCAGACACATCCGCGCCGCCCACCGGAGCCGGAACCACCTGG CGCTGATGGGGGGCGACGGGCGCTACGTGCTCAACGGGAACTGGGCGGTCAGCCCGGCCGGGACCTACGAGGCAGCGGGCACCCGCGTGGTCTACACCCGCGCCACAGGGCCGGAGGAGACGCTGCGCGCCGCTGGGCCCACCTCCGAAGATCTGCTCTTGCAG GTCCTCCTGCAGGagcccaacccaggcattgaattcGAGTTCTGGCTCCCTCGGGAGCGCTATGGCCCCTTCCAGGCGCAGGCTCAGGTCTTGGGCTGGTCCCCGCGGCAGCCTCAGCCTCGGGAGGTAGAACCTCAGCCCCTTGAGTCCCCCACTGTCATCCCTCCACGGACCCCGATCTCCACTCCAG AGCCCTGTCCAACCTGCCCTGACACCCGCGGTCGTGCCCACCGGTTACTCCACTATTGCGGCAGTGACTTCG TGTTCCGGGCCCGTGTGCTGGGCCGCGTCCGCCAGGCTCAGGAGACTCGCTATGAGGTGCGCGTGCAGCTCATCTACAAGAATCGCTCTCCACTGCGGGCCCTGGAGTACGTGTGGGCGCCAAGCCGCTGCCCTTGCCCCCTGCTGGCCCTCCATCGGGACTACCTGCTGGCTGCGCGGCGCCTCATCAGCCCTGATGGCACCCAGGACCGGCTGCTGCTCCCCCATGCTGGCTACGCTCGGCTCTGGAACCCTGCCGAGGACAGCCGCGTGCGCCTGGCTGCCCGGCACTGCCCTCTCTGA